The DNA region GCGCCGGCAGCACGGTCTGCAACACCAGCGTCGCCGAACCGGCGGTGCCGATGGAGAAACGGTAGCGGCCCGGCTGCACCCGGCCCGGCACGAAGCGCAGCGTGGTCGCGCCGAGCTGGGCGCCGTCGACATAGGCGCGGCCGACCTGCGCGGCCGCGCCGACCGCGGTGAGGTGCTGGCGCATCAGACCCGGGCGCTTGCGCTTGGCGCGGATGTGCTGCATCTCGAAC from Salifodinibacter halophilus includes:
- a CDS encoding RNA 3'-terminal phosphate cyclase (catalyzes the conversion of terminal3'-phosphate of RNA to the 2',3'-cyclicphosphodiester) translates to FEMQHIRAKRKRPGLMRQHLTAVGAAAQVGRAYVDGAQLGATTLRFVPGRVQPGRYRFSIGTAGSATLVLQTVLPA